A genomic segment from Alteribacillus bidgolensis encodes:
- a CDS encoding peptidylprolyl isomerase, with the protein MKQSYFLAAVLSGTLVLTACSGDQGAGEEKTIVEVNDTSLTEEEFIGELKNNVGEQVLNEMVQNIIIQDKSEQLSIDSEQVDAELESFKEDYGVEKDEELLTMLQTQFQLPIDSMDDFKNDFLKPQLVLEELAAADVEITKEDKETYFEENKEDLVSISARHILVEDEDQANEIREELENGADFAELAEEHSTDPGSASEGGDLNTFTRGEMVEAFDEAAFSMEPGEISEPVKSEFGYHIIEVLDKNESYEELEEDIEEKVREEQSKSPEEVMQELMEEANIDVKESSYEDWIQS; encoded by the coding sequence ATGAAACAATCTTATTTTTTGGCAGCTGTTTTAAGTGGAACGCTTGTATTAACAGCCTGCAGCGGTGACCAAGGAGCCGGAGAAGAGAAAACAATTGTAGAGGTTAATGATACTTCTCTTACTGAAGAAGAATTTATAGGAGAATTAAAAAATAATGTTGGCGAACAGGTTTTAAATGAAATGGTACAAAATATTATTATTCAAGATAAATCTGAACAGCTAAGTATTGATAGCGAACAAGTTGATGCAGAGCTCGAATCATTTAAAGAGGATTACGGTGTGGAAAAAGATGAGGAGCTTTTGACCATGCTTCAAACTCAATTTCAGCTTCCTATTGACTCAATGGATGACTTCAAAAATGATTTTTTAAAGCCGCAGCTCGTTTTAGAAGAGCTTGCAGCAGCTGATGTAGAGATTACCAAGGAAGATAAAGAAACATATTTTGAGGAAAACAAAGAAGATTTAGTAAGCATTTCTGCTCGTCATATTTTGGTAGAGGATGAAGATCAAGCTAATGAAATTCGTGAAGAACTCGAAAATGGCGCAGATTTTGCTGAACTGGCTGAAGAACATTCAACGGATCCTGGCTCTGCTTCTGAAGGAGGAGACCTAAATACTTTTACTAGAGGAGAAATGGTCGAAGCATTTGATGAAGCAGCCTTTTCAATGGAACCTGGAGAAATCAGTGAACCAGTTAAAAGTGAATTTGGCTATCATATTATCGAAGTGCTCGACAAAAATGAATCATATGAAGAACTTGAAGAAGATATCGAAGAGAAAGTACGAGAAGAACAGTCAAAATCTCCAGAAGAAGTGATGCAGGAATTAATGGAAGAAGCCAACATTGACGTAAAAGAATCTTCTTATGAGGACTGGATTCAGTCATAA
- a CDS encoding YjcZ family sporulation protein — protein sequence MSKGYYGGFALIVVLFILLVIVGAAWC from the coding sequence ATGTCTAAGGGTTATTACGGTGGATTTGCCTTAATTGTAGTCCTTTTCATACTGCTTGTTATTGTAGGTGCGGCTTGGTGTTAA
- a CDS encoding YjcZ family sporulation protein: MGYDYNFNFALIVVLFILLIIIGAAWMY; this comes from the coding sequence ATGGGATATGATTACAACTTCAATTTTGCTCTGATTGTCGTGCTGTTCATTTTGCTTATTATTATTGGGGCAGCATGGATGTATTGA
- a CDS encoding YpmS family protein, translating to MSRSKKNSWKWLFFLLLTLNVLFVFSVFLLITTNPNSESEPHDDYSSDEYTEYFSVHLTQSQLNHLLHEQLEEEKVSAEIVDKEARISSSVSILGRTIDASMDFEPAVLENGNIVLHQKSFNIGGLSLPGSEVLSILSSQADIPDYVEVQPGNNQILVKLNEIQIADQYYLRAETFDLEQDAITIKVGK from the coding sequence ATGAGTCGAAGCAAAAAAAACAGTTGGAAATGGTTATTCTTTTTATTGCTGACTCTTAATGTATTATTTGTGTTCAGCGTATTTCTATTGATTACAACAAACCCCAATTCCGAATCTGAACCACATGATGATTACTCTTCTGATGAATATACCGAATATTTTTCGGTACATTTAACCCAATCACAGCTCAATCACTTGCTGCATGAACAACTAGAAGAGGAAAAAGTAAGCGCAGAAATAGTTGATAAAGAGGCTAGAATTTCATCTTCTGTATCCATATTGGGGAGAACAATCGATGCAAGCATGGATTTTGAGCCAGCTGTCTTAGAAAATGGAAATATTGTATTGCACCAAAAGTCTTTCAATATAGGAGGATTATCCTTACCAGGTTCAGAGGTTTTATCTATATTAAGCTCACAAGCTGATATACCGGATTATGTTGAAGTGCAGCCTGGTAATAATCAAATTTTGGTCAAGTTGAATGAAATACAGATAGCTGATCAATATTATTTAAGAGCGGAAACCTTCGACTTGGAACAAGATGCTATAACAATAAAAGTTGGAAAATGA
- a CDS encoding DUF3267 domain-containing protein yields MNCWKSINLRKEYNPSRLMLISLTFIIITFIFSFLVFSLYYNEVTYAELSMLKTFGFLMLLYPVHTLLHIIPLWFVGVRIKADFKFNRRQKFPSIMMKFTKPVGRNFYVGAMLFPTLFINFASFLGAITFPPYMYYFLLVFSFNTGLAVYDFIYLKQLSGAPRECFIEQNKNGIDILLKQPI; encoded by the coding sequence ATGAATTGTTGGAAATCCATTAACTTAAGAAAAGAATACAACCCTTCGAGATTAATGCTTATCTCATTAACTTTTATAATTATAACTTTTATATTCAGTTTTTTAGTTTTTAGTCTTTATTATAATGAAGTCACCTATGCAGAGTTAAGTATGCTAAAAACGTTTGGCTTCTTAATGTTATTGTATCCTGTGCACACTCTGCTTCATATCATTCCGTTATGGTTTGTGGGTGTACGAATCAAAGCTGACTTCAAATTTAACAGAAGACAAAAATTCCCTTCAATCATGATGAAATTCACAAAACCGGTGGGGCGGAACTTTTATGTAGGTGCCATGTTGTTTCCAACCTTGTTTATTAACTTTGCTTCCTTTTTAGGAGCTATTACATTTCCACCATATATGTATTATTTTTTATTGGTGTTTTCATTTAATACAGGTCTTGCCGTCTATGATTTTATTTATCTTAAACAATTGTCTGGCGCTCCTCGAGAATGTTTTATTGAACAAAACAAAAATGGTATAGATATATTACTAAAGCAGCCGATTTGA
- a CDS encoding HTH-type transcriptional regulator Hpr codes for MDQSSFSTKQSILFSHKFAQITKALWKSVEKDWQQWIKPYNLNINEHQILWIAYHMEGASISDIAKFGVMHVSTAFNFSKKLEERELLTFSKKTNDKRNTYIELTPEGDKLLLATIEAYNPDTYSVYNGALPIKELYGKFPDFSELTTILRHIYGEDFMEIFEKSLFTFDEEFTEENGTLTPVKPSE; via the coding sequence ATGGACCAGTCTTCTTTTTCTACAAAACAGTCTATACTGTTCAGCCATAAATTTGCCCAGATTACAAAAGCATTATGGAAATCTGTTGAAAAAGATTGGCAGCAATGGATTAAACCATATAATTTAAATATTAATGAACACCAAATTTTATGGATTGCATATCATATGGAGGGAGCTTCCATTTCAGATATAGCAAAATTTGGCGTAATGCATGTTTCCACAGCATTCAACTTCTCAAAAAAACTTGAGGAAAGAGAATTATTGACATTTTCTAAAAAAACAAATGATAAAAGAAACACGTATATTGAATTAACACCAGAAGGAGATAAGTTATTATTAGCAACAATTGAAGCATATAATCCAGATACGTATAGTGTATATAACGGCGCATTGCCAATTAAAGAACTCTACGGGAAATTTCCTGATTTTTCAGAGCTTACAACTATTCTTCGTCATATTTACGGTGAAGATTTCATGGAGATATTCGAAAAGTCCTTGTTTACGTTTGATGAAGAGTTTACAGAAGAAAATGGTACCCTCACCCCTGTAAAACCTTCCGAGTAA
- a CDS encoding YtxH domain-containing protein, which yields MDSKSLFTGIFTGFVIGGLSALLTAPASGDRTRDSFKNFNWRSLNQKAASKGRDTVQDWRYAATEGFEAVDGLTQEMKRTYSRYKEEVEPEVEAIQHQVKEISDAIAELNDQIRKESE from the coding sequence GTGGATTCGAAATCATTATTTACTGGCATATTTACCGGTTTTGTTATTGGAGGGCTTTCTGCCTTGCTTACTGCTCCCGCTTCTGGAGACAGGACAAGAGATTCTTTTAAGAACTTTAATTGGAGATCTCTTAATCAAAAAGCTGCAAGCAAAGGAAGAGATACAGTTCAAGACTGGCGCTATGCGGCTACTGAAGGTTTCGAAGCTGTTGATGGCTTAACACAAGAGATGAAAAGAACATACAGCCGCTATAAAGAGGAAGTCGAACCAGAAGTAGAAGCCATCCAACATCAAGTGAAAGAAATTTCAGATGCTATTGCTGAATTAAATGATCAAATTCGTAAAGAGTCTGAATAA
- the serC gene encoding 3-phosphoserine/phosphohydroxythreonine transaminase, translating to MARAHNFNAGPAALPVEVLEEAQKELVNFNNTGMSVMELSHRSKDYEAVHNEAISLVKDLLNVPDDYEVLLIQGGASLQFSMIPMNFLTNGKTANYILTGAWSEKALKEAKALGETKIGAASKESNYTYIPDRNSIETSSDDAYVHITSNNTIFGTQYHDFDLNTSAPLFADMSSDILSKPIPVDRFSFIYAGAQKNLGPSGVTLVIVKKELLEQSKENIPTLLKYNTHVEKNSLYHTPPTFAIYMLNKVLHWIKDNGGAAGMQIRNKEKAELLYDVIDNSGGFYKGHAQEESRSYMNVTFNLKKEDLNQKFLMEAKQAGFVGLNGHRSVGGCRASIYNAVSVESCKALKDFMIDFQQKNQ from the coding sequence ATGGCCAGAGCCCATAATTTTAATGCAGGTCCTGCAGCTCTTCCTGTCGAGGTCCTGGAAGAAGCGCAAAAAGAACTCGTGAATTTTAATAACACTGGGATGTCTGTGATGGAATTAAGTCATCGTAGCAAAGATTATGAAGCTGTACATAATGAAGCAATTTCTTTAGTAAAAGACCTTCTAAACGTTCCAGATGATTATGAAGTCCTCTTAATACAGGGAGGAGCCAGTCTTCAGTTTTCAATGATTCCAATGAATTTTCTTACCAATGGAAAAACAGCAAACTATATACTTACGGGGGCCTGGTCTGAAAAAGCTTTAAAAGAGGCAAAAGCGTTGGGAGAGACAAAAATAGGTGCAGCATCTAAAGAAAGTAACTATACGTATATTCCCGATAGAAACAGCATAGAAACAAGCAGTGATGATGCCTATGTTCATATTACTTCAAATAATACGATTTTTGGCACGCAGTACCATGATTTCGATTTAAACACGAGCGCGCCCCTCTTTGCAGATATGTCAAGTGATATCTTAAGCAAACCAATTCCAGTAGATCGTTTCTCTTTTATCTATGCTGGTGCGCAAAAAAACCTTGGGCCATCAGGAGTTACGCTAGTAATAGTGAAAAAAGAACTTCTTGAACAATCAAAAGAAAATATCCCTACATTATTAAAATACAACACACATGTTGAAAAGAATTCTTTGTATCATACCCCGCCGACATTTGCCATTTATATGCTTAATAAAGTATTGCATTGGATCAAAGATAACGGCGGTGCAGCTGGTATGCAAATACGTAATAAAGAAAAAGCAGAACTGCTTTACGACGTAATTGATAACAGCGGTGGCTTTTATAAGGGGCATGCTCAAGAAGAAAGCCGTTCATATATGAATGTAACCTTTAATCTTAAAAAGGAAGATTTAAACCAAAAATTTCTTATGGAAGCAAAACAAGCAGGTTTTGTGGGTTTAAACGGTCACCGGTCTGTTGGAGGATGCAGAGCTTCTATATATAATGCTGTTTCTGTTGAATCCTGTAAAGCCTTAAAAGATTTTATGATCGATTTTCAACAAAAAAATCAATAA
- a CDS encoding HIT family protein, translating to MKRDENCIFCKIVAGDIPASIVYEDGNVIAFADIGQVTKGHTLLIPKDHQPNVYELQEDTASQLFRVVPNIANAIKKEFNPAGLNLVNNNGEAASQSVFHYHLHFIPRYGTEDGFQPTWQDNSSKYSAEELQQIAQGINQHL from the coding sequence ATGAAAAGAGACGAAAACTGTATTTTTTGTAAAATAGTTGCCGGTGACATTCCTGCTTCTATTGTATACGAAGACGGCAATGTCATAGCTTTTGCAGATATTGGACAAGTTACAAAAGGTCATACTTTATTAATACCTAAAGATCATCAGCCAAATGTATATGAATTGCAAGAAGATACGGCTTCTCAGTTATTCCGAGTTGTCCCTAACATCGCTAATGCCATCAAAAAAGAATTCAATCCTGCGGGGTTAAATCTTGTTAATAATAACGGGGAAGCTGCTTCTCAATCTGTTTTTCATTATCATCTGCACTTTATCCCCCGCTATGGAACAGAAGATGGTTTTCAGCCGACTTGGCAGGATAACAGCAGTAAATATTCAGCAGAAGAACTTCAGCAAATTGCCCAAGGGATTAACCAGCACCTTTAA
- a CDS encoding long-chain-fatty-acid--CoA ligase, translated as MYVPLVLTQFLDRAVELYGEKIAVIDENKKVTYSELNDRVNQLSHGLKALNIKKGDKVAYLAPNTLEMLEGFYGVFQLGAVMTPLNTRLKPEDYQFILNHSESKVLFVENELFPLIQPIVPKLETVETIIVHGAESNREEYKSYDIWREQFSKESVERVELDEHDIASLLYTSGTTGNPKGVLLTHRSNYLHAMSTMHHLRVSDQDTLLHVLPMFHVNGWGSPFYYTANGATQVMQRKVEPASIFGNIQKHNATVAHMAPTVLNILLEYYSLNKERLNTDQDMRIVIAGSAPPPAFVTKVEKDLGWEFIQVYGMTEISPLVTISQIRPQHSHLSIEEKHSTKAKTGYAMIGSEVRVVDEKGNQVPADGKTIGEVIVRSNNAMEGYLKNPEATSDTIKNGWLHTGDMAVVDTNGYIQIVDRKKDVIISGGENISSIEVEGYLYNHPDVVEAAVVAAPHEKWGEVPHAVVVKREGSNVSDQELINFARSKMAHFKAPKSISFIDALPKTASGKIQKVQLRKEFWGEKRKVN; from the coding sequence ATGTATGTCCCTCTTGTACTAACACAGTTTCTTGACCGAGCAGTCGAACTATATGGAGAAAAAATTGCAGTTATTGATGAAAACAAAAAAGTAACGTATTCAGAATTAAACGATAGGGTGAATCAATTATCGCACGGTTTGAAAGCGCTTAATATAAAAAAAGGCGATAAAGTTGCTTATCTCGCTCCTAACACACTTGAAATGCTAGAAGGGTTTTATGGCGTGTTCCAGCTTGGCGCTGTTATGACACCCCTTAACACTAGGTTGAAACCAGAGGATTATCAATTTATTTTAAACCATAGTGAAAGTAAAGTTTTGTTTGTAGAAAACGAATTATTTCCATTGATCCAACCAATTGTTCCGAAACTTGAGACAGTAGAAACAATTATTGTTCACGGAGCTGAGTCGAATAGGGAAGAATATAAAAGTTATGACATTTGGCGTGAACAATTTTCAAAGGAATCTGTTGAACGAGTGGAACTCGATGAACATGACATTGCAAGTCTGCTTTATACAAGCGGCACTACGGGCAATCCAAAAGGAGTATTGCTTACACATCGCAGCAATTACTTGCACGCTATGTCAACAATGCATCACCTTCGCGTTTCCGATCAAGATACGCTTTTACACGTTTTGCCAATGTTTCATGTGAATGGGTGGGGATCTCCTTTTTATTATACTGCAAACGGAGCTACGCAGGTTATGCAAAGGAAAGTAGAACCTGCTTCCATTTTTGGGAATATACAAAAACATAATGCAACAGTAGCTCATATGGCCCCAACGGTCTTAAACATACTGTTAGAATATTACAGTTTAAATAAAGAACGATTAAATACAGACCAGGACATGCGCATTGTAATTGCTGGTTCTGCACCGCCTCCTGCATTTGTAACAAAAGTAGAAAAAGATCTCGGCTGGGAATTCATACAAGTTTACGGGATGACCGAGATTTCTCCGCTCGTCACTATTTCACAAATTCGTCCACAGCATTCTCATTTGTCTATAGAAGAAAAACATTCAACGAAAGCCAAAACCGGATACGCTATGATAGGGTCAGAAGTAAGGGTGGTAGATGAAAAAGGGAACCAGGTACCAGCAGATGGCAAAACAATAGGGGAAGTAATTGTTCGTTCAAATAATGCAATGGAGGGATATTTAAAAAATCCGGAAGCAACCTCAGATACGATAAAAAACGGCTGGCTGCATACAGGAGATATGGCAGTGGTCGATACAAATGGTTACATTCAAATTGTAGACAGAAAAAAAGATGTAATCATAAGTGGTGGAGAAAATATATCTTCAATCGAAGTAGAAGGATATTTGTATAACCATCCGGATGTAGTAGAAGCAGCCGTTGTTGCTGCTCCTCATGAAAAATGGGGAGAGGTTCCTCATGCTGTCGTCGTTAAAAGAGAAGGGTCTAATGTTTCGGATCAAGAATTAATAAACTTTGCTAGAAGTAAAATGGCTCATTTTAAAGCACCAAAAAGCATATCGTTTATTGACGCACTCCCCAAAACGGCTTCTGGCAAAATTCAGAAAGTACAGCTTCGTAAAGAGTTTTGGGGGGAAAAACGAAAAGTTAATTAG
- a CDS encoding PCYCGC motif-containing (lipo)protein gives MKKIRNVVFLLGISVILAACSESENAGPPVGEQEEKGYDILETTASAAEGPQFLEHANGSIPSIYEETAGHQELLTHIPCYCGCGESAGHDHAFDCFIDHVNEDGTVVWNNHGMKCGVCLEIAARAVDMKNDGYSDKEIRETIDKAYIDSGMEPTSTPKPQA, from the coding sequence ATGAAAAAAATTAGAAATGTAGTTTTCCTTCTTGGTATATCTGTTATTCTTGCTGCATGTTCTGAATCTGAAAATGCCGGGCCGCCTGTAGGAGAACAAGAAGAAAAAGGATATGATATATTGGAAACCACAGCTTCCGCTGCAGAGGGTCCGCAATTTTTAGAACACGCCAACGGCTCTATTCCATCAATTTATGAAGAAACTGCTGGCCATCAAGAACTTTTAACACACATTCCATGTTATTGCGGATGCGGAGAGTCTGCTGGTCATGATCATGCGTTTGACTGTTTTATAGATCATGTAAATGAAGATGGTACTGTTGTATGGAACAATCATGGTATGAAATGCGGCGTGTGCCTTGAGATAGCAGCTAGAGCTGTGGACATGAAAAATGATGGGTATTCAGATAAAGAAATTCGGGAAACTATTGATAAAGCTTATATTGACAGTGGTATGGAACCTACTTCAACACCGAAGCCGCAAGCATGA
- a CDS encoding ABC transporter ATP-binding protein: MTDLLELDNVSGGYNIHKPVLHELNFNLNKGEMVGLIGLNGAGKSTTIKHVLGLMEPNQGEIRINGQRFQEHPETYRKTFTYIPETPVLYDELTLWEHLKLTAMAYGLEDKIFKERVTGLLEEYRMEKMKDWFPSHFSKGMRQKVMIMCAFLVKPELYIVDEPFVGLDPVAIKSLLDMMVQMKEEGAGILMSTHILSTAERYCDRFILLHEGQICLSGTLKELREQAGMADANLDDLYIEVTKGEI; the protein is encoded by the coding sequence ATGACAGATTTGTTAGAATTAGATAACGTCAGTGGAGGCTACAATATCCATAAGCCTGTATTACACGAGCTCAATTTCAATTTAAATAAAGGAGAAATGGTTGGTTTAATAGGTTTAAATGGTGCCGGCAAAAGCACGACCATTAAACATGTGCTGGGATTAATGGAACCAAATCAGGGTGAAATCCGTATAAATGGACAACGTTTTCAAGAACACCCTGAAACATATCGAAAAACGTTTACATATATCCCGGAAACTCCTGTATTATATGACGAACTAACGTTATGGGAACACTTAAAATTAACTGCTATGGCATATGGATTAGAAGATAAGATTTTTAAAGAAAGAGTAACTGGTCTTTTAGAAGAATATAGAATGGAAAAAATGAAAGATTGGTTTCCAAGTCATTTTTCTAAAGGGATGCGCCAAAAAGTAATGATTATGTGTGCATTCTTAGTGAAACCTGAATTATATATAGTGGATGAACCATTTGTAGGGCTAGATCCTGTAGCTATAAAATCACTCCTTGATATGATGGTACAAATGAAAGAAGAAGGAGCAGGCATTTTAATGTCTACCCACATCCTGTCTACTGCGGAACGTTATTGTGATCGATTTATTCTTCTGCACGAGGGACAAATCTGTCTAAGCGGAACGTTAAAAGAATTGAGGGAGCAGGCTGGTATGGCAGATGCTAACTTAGATGATTTATACATAGAAGTAACTAAAGGAGAAATATAA